The following coding sequences lie in one Crassostrea angulata isolate pt1a10 chromosome 10, ASM2561291v2, whole genome shotgun sequence genomic window:
- the LOC128165485 gene encoding uncharacterized protein LOC128165485, giving the protein MNEIISKICFISKFALFCFLPIFLKFPIADANGVVYFQDFVPSVIDRHIKSSRHLPVCILLRETAKKGSKLEKQIYTLWKNDSNSYKDWQFGSYSFDKNEMVREKRPDFMPAVKCYLGQSSSYLYEGEAKRSLIHQWLSKLVDKHAEQLQDATPDLIHTAINTHNVTILAFPDHHNHHHVEEKVFQLSETTPSCKAFVVHPYSIHASELKEIYEVPDIPSILVITKDSKNRTMSRLFSRQHIQTKMLDVHLQALQIDSTKLYSEEDFEKNVMTLRGTRYIPKLIVFYAYWGGNVEAYLSAFKRSVEEFTELGVALEFGLVDLAQEPGKKLVSKWIRSEVARNVPFTILFHTDVRNDYLVQHGLLGERPTPSSLYQLFLTASVNVTYQDGRVFSDYLPYGQTDPLQYSSWDEGPKGQLCHPWSHNKTDSDPTPRMVPKKKGTKSKQVPAKKHSTQQSWHDRHGSEIIDRKLKKFHGLPLLTHEMWSEVIEKSHAPSHPLLGGKEWAGEVTKVALVVFVKADCRSCTNSLETLVKVNKALHFLEGGSLYLVNCTTERELCTAHKIRGYPYITAFRGQGWLGHSHCVSQNSEHLPYTRTDYHGVIQEKEIMKWFGKVAESSIRNLMFENPDTNMEEDVRLIGTLIPRYSRFLPRPPRSKNQEYYFSYQCFRLVCERLFGRAACYSVYSTEIPAREYKDPHLELVVTKVWMKRRDGADAVITQLGKSLASLLEEQEGSAIHRFHSKHRYNFGPNLKCEDDHGLCTDFITSFTKDHARLPVTHITSDAFHTDLRSENEELPVLIALVHQENITDNSDFLQTLHAVARELYDRLVVTTLDVSQYPAWAGQFVPANYKSILIAEDRDVEGMYSFPRMCIVLRHDHRKAIFYPPLGKTRKTTKWFQKDIMKKFLEKFLISPEKYMIQTEHF; this is encoded by the exons ATGAAcgaaataatttcaaaaatatgctttatttcaaaatttgctCTATTTTGTTTCTTgccaatatttctaaaatttccAATAGCtg ACGCCAATGGAGTTgtgtattttcaagattttgttCCATCCGTCATAGACAGACACATCAAGTCATCGAGACATCTGCCTGTTTGCATTTTGCTTAGAGAAACTG ctAAGAAAGGATCTAAATTGGAGAAACAAATCTACACTCTCTGGAAAAATGATTCCAATAGTTATAAAGACTGGCAGTTCGGATCATATTCATTTGACAAA aatgaAATGGTCAGGGAGAAGAGGCCTGACTTTATGCCAGCAGTGAAGTGTTACCTGGGCCAGTCATCCTCTTACCTGTATGAAGGAGAAGCCAAGAGGTCTCTCATCCACCAGTGGCTCAGTAAACTG GTTGATAAGCATGCTGAACAGCTGCAGGATGCTACTCCAGACCTCATTCATACAGCCATAAACACACACAATGTGACCATCCTGGCTTTTCCAGATCATCACAACCACCACCATGTGGAAGAAAAGGTGTTCCAG CTGAGTGAGACTACTCCAAGCTGTAAAGCTTTTGTTGTTCACCCATATTCCATTCATGCAAG tgaaCTTAAAGAGATTTACGAGGTGCCAGATATACCATCTATTCTAGTAATAACAAAAGACA GCAAAAATAGGACCATGTCCCGCTTGTTTTCAAGGCAGCACATCCAAACTAAGATGCTTGACGTCCACCTCCAAGCCCTACAGATCGACTCTACAAAACTTTACAGTGAG GAGGACTTTGAGAAGAATGTGATGACCTTACGAGGGACACGCTACATCCCTAAACTGATTGTTTTCTATGCCTATTGGGGAGGGAATGTGGAGGCTTACCTGTCAGCGTTTAAGAGGAGTGTGGAGGAATTTACAGAGCTCGGGGTTGCCTTGGAGTTCGGATTAGTTGATCTCGCCCAGGAACCTggcaagaaat TGGTTTCCAAATGGATTAGAAGTGAGGTTGCCAGAAATGTTCCATTCACCATACTGTTCCATACAG ATGTGAGGAATGACTACCTAGTACAGCATGGACTGCTTGGTGAGCGCCCCACCCCCTCCTCTCTGTATCAGCTGTTCCTGACCGCATCAGTCAATGTCACCTACCAGGACGGCAGGGTGTTCAGCGATTACCTCCCTTATGGCCAAACAGATCCTTTACAG TATTCATCCTGGGATGAGGGGCCAAAAGGTCAGCTCTGTCACCCCTGGTCCCACAACAAGACGGACAGTGACCCCACCCCCAGGATGGTCCCCAAGAAGAAGGGGACAAAATCTAAACAAGTCCCTGCCAAGAAACACTCAACTCAACAGAGCTGGCATGACAGG CATGGATCTGAAATTATTGACAGGAAACTAAAGAAGTTCCATGGACTTCCTCTTCTAACTCATGAAATGTGGTCAGAAGTGATAGAAAAATCCCACGCTCCATCGCACCCTTTGTTGGGAGGAAAAGAGTGGGCAGGGGAGGTCACCAAAGTAGCCCTG GTTGTGTTTGTAAAGGCTGACTGCCGAAGCTGCACAAACAGCCTGGAGACTTTGGTCAAAGTCAACAAAGCTCTTCACTTTTTGG AGGGTGGCTCTTTGTACCTGGTGAACTGTACGACCGAGAGGGAGCTGTGTACAGCACACAAAATCCGGGGATACCCTTACATCACAGCGTTCCGGGGGCAGGGCTGGCTGGGTCACTCCCACTGTGTGTCCCAAAACAGTGAGCACCTGCCCTACACACGCACCGACTACCATGGGGTTATTCAG gagaaagaaattatgaaatGGTTTGGAAAAGTAGCAGAATCATCCATCAGAAATCTTATGTTTGAAAATCCTGACACAAACATG GAAGAAGATGTGAGACTGATTGGCACGCTGATACCCAGGTACTCCCGATTCCTGCCCCGCCCCCCTCGCTCGAAGAACCAGGAGTATTACTTCTCCTACCAGTGCTTCCGACTCGTGTGTGAGAGGCTGTTTGGTAGAGCGGCCTGTTACTCTGTGTATAGCACAGAAATCCCAGCCAGGGAATATAAGGACCCTCACCTAGAGCTTGTTGTGACCAAG GTTTGGATGAAGAGGAGAGACGGAGCGGATGCAGTGATCACTCAGCTGGGCAAGTCCCTAGCCTCCCTGCTGGAGGAACAGGAAGGGTCCGCCATCCACAGATTCCACTCCAAACACAG GTATAACTTTGGTCCTAACCTGAAGTGTGAAGATGACCACGGTCTCTGTACAGACTTCATCACTTCCTTCACCAAGGACCATGCCCGGCTCCCTGTCACACACATCACCTCTGACGCCTTTCACACCGACCTAAG GTCAGAAAATGAAGAACTTCCTGTATTGATCGCTCTAGTACATCAGGAAAACATCACAGATAATTCAGATTTTCTACag ACCCTTCACGCTGTAGCCCGTGAGTTGTATGACCGCCTCGTGGTCACCACTTTAGATGTCAGCCAGTACCCTGCGTGGGCGGGGCAATTTGTCCCCGCAAATTACAAATCAATCCTCATTGCag AGGATCGAGATGTTGAGGGAATGTACTCATTTCCCAGAATGTGTATTGTGCTTAGACATGACCACAGAAAAGCTATCTTCTATCCACCTCTTGGCAAAACcagaaaaactacaaaatggttCCAGAAAGACATTATGAAGAAGTTTCTTGAAAAATTTCTAATAAGTCCTGAAAAGTACATGATTCAAACAGAACATTTttag